One segment of Dolichospermum sp. DET69 DNA contains the following:
- a CDS encoding DUF4231 domain-containing protein, giving the protein MLFFFKLIDYLLAAVAMTSVFVIYVGSSDQQYITAASVALSVAIGLFLLNRQSVKNAMKEAQKNELSKKAELYTSLLSNGTTLDYNAILPARAKALEYCQELIDDYKDRRNVARNLYYVLQISTVIFSGITPILVLVDKLEAGQSWLKWLPVICPAIASIVASIVTSFPFQKNSMIANTVVELLEAEQEKFILGISPAYRCYDIPEEDKQQQRVSQAIEIFITQVNNIHLQQVQQNTDSEQGNKEKQESSKSEESTTGQKVAA; this is encoded by the coding sequence ATGTTGTTTTTTTTCAAATTGATTGATTATTTATTAGCCGCAGTGGCTATGACATCAGTTTTCGTTATTTATGTTGGTTCTAGTGATCAACAATATATAACTGCTGCCTCCGTTGCTTTAAGTGTTGCTATTGGTTTATTTCTTCTCAATAGACAATCGGTAAAGAATGCTATGAAGGAAGCACAAAAAAATGAACTTTCCAAAAAAGCTGAACTTTATACCTCCTTATTAAGTAATGGTACAACCTTGGACTACAATGCAATTTTACCAGCACGAGCTAAAGCTTTAGAATATTGTCAAGAATTAATTGACGATTATAAAGATAGAAGAAATGTTGCGAGAAATCTTTACTATGTCTTGCAAATTTCTACCGTTATTTTTTCAGGTATTACCCCGATTTTAGTGCTTGTAGATAAATTGGAAGCCGGACAAAGCTGGTTAAAATGGCTGCCTGTAATTTGCCCAGCTATTGCTTCCATTGTTGCTAGTATAGTTACATCCTTTCCTTTTCAAAAAAATTCGATGATTGCTAACACAGTCGTTGAATTATTAGAAGCTGAACAGGAAAAGTTTATTTTGGGAATTAGCCCAGCTTATCGTTGTTATGATATTCCAGAGGAAGATAAACAGCAACAAAGAGTAAGTCAGGCAATAGAAATATTTATTACTCAAGTGAATAATATTCACCTCCAGCAAGTACAACAAAATACTGATTCAGAACAGGGAAATAAAGAAAAACAAGAGTCATCAAAATCTGAAGAATCAACTACAGGACAAAAAGTAGCCGCATAG
- a CDS encoding MFS transporter: MNRIFWITALIAFINSLSFTILIPIIYLYGKQFGLNDFQTSLLFSTYSIAQFFATPVIGKLSDRFGRKPLLIISLAGTVIANTIAGTATTASLLFLARFLDGITGGNASVAQAVISDVTSQKDRAQAFGIYGAAMGLGFVLGPATSLVAQQISLGTAFLVSGAVALMAMLMTIFLLPETLKNKSPKATNIFDLGLDNLIKGFAMPGIGILLFINFCAGTTFTMFTYAFQPYFIKVLGQNNQSLTLLFLTFGTLGVIMQTWGVSVLRRKFNVVKILFLGLFIRSLSFVLMPVWPSITYFVVVSILFALFNALVQPMISTLISLNAQPQDQGTALGLNASYLSISNGIGPVIAGIIVQQSQPITYGYPLYLAGILTFLVLALAIATRKKYSTAI, from the coding sequence ATGAATCGAATTTTTTGGATTACTGCTTTAATTGCTTTTATTAACTCCCTGAGTTTTACAATTTTAATCCCCATAATTTATCTTTATGGTAAACAATTTGGTTTAAATGATTTCCAAACCAGTTTATTATTTTCCACATACTCTATTGCTCAATTTTTCGCCACTCCCGTAATTGGTAAACTCTCTGACAGATTTGGGCGTAAACCATTATTAATAATCAGTTTAGCAGGAACAGTAATAGCCAATACTATAGCCGGAACTGCCACAACAGCAAGTTTACTATTTTTAGCCAGATTTTTAGATGGTATCACAGGCGGAAATGCTTCCGTTGCCCAAGCTGTTATTTCTGATGTTACCAGTCAAAAAGATCGCGCTCAGGCATTTGGGATTTATGGGGCAGCAATGGGATTAGGCTTTGTTCTTGGACCAGCTACAAGTTTAGTAGCACAGCAAATTTCTTTAGGAACAGCATTTTTAGTTTCCGGTGCAGTTGCTTTGATGGCAATGTTAATGACAATATTTTTATTACCAGAAACTCTCAAAAATAAATCTCCAAAAGCTACTAATATATTTGATTTAGGTTTAGATAATTTAATTAAAGGTTTTGCCATGCCAGGAATTGGCATTTTATTATTCATTAACTTCTGTGCAGGGACAACATTTACCATGTTTACCTATGCCTTTCAACCCTATTTTATTAAAGTTTTAGGTCAAAATAATCAATCTTTAACCCTTTTATTTCTCACATTTGGCACATTGGGTGTAATTATGCAAACTTGGGGTGTATCTGTTCTCCGTCGCAAATTTAATGTAGTAAAAATATTATTTTTAGGCTTATTTATTCGCAGTTTATCATTTGTGTTAATGCCTGTTTGGCCTAGCATCACTTATTTTGTTGTAGTTAGCATATTATTTGCGCTATTTAATGCTCTAGTCCAACCCATGATTAGTACATTGATTTCTCTCAATGCTCAACCACAAGATCAGGGAACTGCATTAGGGTTAAACGCATCTTATTTAAGTATTTCTAATGGCATTGGTCCAGTGATTGCTGGGATAATAGTTCAACAATCTCAACCTATCACTTATGGCTATCCTTTATATCTGGCAGGAATTCTAACATTTTTGGTTTTAGCCTTAGCCATAGCTACGCGCAAAAAATACAGCACTGCTATTTAA
- a CDS encoding bifunctional 4-hydroxy-2-oxoglutarate aldolase/2-dehydro-3-deoxy-phosphogluconate aldolase — protein MPNQVWLSQLKIHRAIAVIRAPKMVWGEQMALAVASGGMGLIEITWNCDRAPELISQLRSQLPNCMIGTGTLFNVQQLEEAIACGAQFLFSPHTDPDMIKAAVAQNIPMIPGALTPTEIITAWNYGASCVKVFPVQAVGGTSYIKSLQGPLGHIPLIPTGGVMLENAKAFLEAGAVAVGLSGELFPKKWVLEENWDGITEQAKALIQRLY, from the coding sequence ATGCCTAATCAAGTTTGGTTGTCACAGTTAAAAATACATCGAGCGATCGCTGTTATTCGCGCCCCAAAGATGGTATGGGGTGAACAAATGGCTTTAGCTGTAGCATCTGGGGGAATGGGGTTAATTGAAATTACGTGGAATTGCGATCGCGCACCGGAATTAATTTCCCAACTTCGCAGCCAATTACCTAACTGTATGATTGGAACAGGAACGTTATTTAATGTTCAACAGTTAGAAGAGGCGATCGCCTGTGGGGCGCAATTTCTCTTCAGTCCCCACACTGATCCGGACATGATTAAAGCCGCAGTCGCTCAAAATATCCCGATGATTCCCGGTGCATTGACACCGACGGAAATTATTACCGCTTGGAATTATGGCGCAAGTTGTGTAAAGGTCTTTCCTGTACAAGCTGTGGGCGGAACTAGCTATATCAAAAGTCTACAAGGACCGCTTGGGCATATTCCCTTAATCCCTACTGGGGGTGTGATGTTAGAAAATGCCAAGGCTTTTTTAGAAGCTGGTGCAGTAGCAGTGGGCTTGAGTGGGGAATTATTTCCCAAAAAATGGGTATTAGAAGAAAATTGGGACGGGATTACTGAACAGGCCAAAGCTCTTATACAGAGGTTATATTAG
- a CDS encoding Hsp70 family protein has translation MAIAIDFGTSNTVITRWNPVTQAAETLNLPGLSTQQFLNPPLIPSLVYVENASLGTIIAGQQVRDRGLDTKTDTRFFRNFKRGIGADIQGFLPELDGKNITFEQVGKWFLSKVIQELALLEGKIDSLVLTAPVDSFEAYRYWLGKVCQSLPVEQVRMLDEPTAAALGYGLTDQGTLLVVDFGGGTLDLSLVSLDQGKQAKTKPLGFLLKWGDKSLGEDSQQKTKTARVLAKAGQNLGGIDIDNWIVDYFAKTQGLPVSSLTTRLAERVKIQLSHQNKASEVYFNDQTFESYEMDLDRYTFENILKENGFFDKLHDVMMTLLQQARRYGMEIDDINAVLLVGGTVQLPVVQTWIEQYFEPEKIRRQLPFEAIAHGALQITQGIEVKDYLYHSYGVRYWDRRNQRHSWHPIIKTGQSYPMTQPVELVLGASVENQPSIEVIIGELGAETGGTEVYFDGDRLITRQLDSRATTVKPLNDTASASKVAKLRPPGNPGSDRIKIYFQIDEQRFLRITVEDLLTNNILVENQLVARLS, from the coding sequence ATGGCGATCGCGATTGATTTTGGGACAAGTAACACAGTTATCACTCGTTGGAATCCTGTCACTCAGGCAGCAGAAACCCTGAATCTACCTGGTTTATCAACACAACAATTTCTCAACCCGCCACTGATTCCTAGTTTGGTTTATGTGGAAAATGCCAGTTTGGGAACAATTATAGCTGGACAACAGGTGCGTGATCGCGGTTTGGACACAAAAACCGATACCAGATTTTTCCGTAACTTTAAACGGGGAATTGGTGCAGATATTCAGGGTTTTTTACCAGAACTAGATGGTAAAAACATCACCTTTGAACAAGTAGGAAAATGGTTTTTAAGCAAGGTAATTCAAGAATTAGCCCTCCTAGAAGGAAAAATAGATTCCTTGGTTTTAACTGCACCTGTAGACAGCTTTGAAGCCTATCGTTACTGGTTAGGGAAAGTTTGTCAATCACTACCCGTCGAACAAGTGCGGATGTTGGATGAACCGACCGCTGCGGCGTTAGGGTATGGTTTAACAGATCAAGGAACTCTCTTAGTTGTTGACTTTGGTGGTGGAACTTTAGATTTATCTTTAGTGAGTTTGGATCAAGGTAAACAAGCCAAAACCAAACCTTTAGGATTTCTGCTCAAATGGGGTGATAAAAGTCTGGGTGAAGATTCTCAACAAAAGACTAAAACAGCCCGTGTATTAGCCAAAGCAGGGCAAAATCTAGGCGGAATAGATATTGATAATTGGATAGTAGATTATTTTGCTAAAACCCAAGGATTACCAGTTAGTTCTCTCACCACCAGACTAGCAGAACGGGTGAAAATTCAGCTATCTCACCAAAATAAAGCCAGTGAAGTTTATTTTAATGATCAGACCTTTGAAAGTTATGAAATGGATCTTGATCGTTATACCTTTGAAAATATTTTGAAGGAAAACGGATTTTTTGATAAGCTGCATGATGTCATGATGACATTGTTACAGCAAGCCCGACGCTACGGGATGGAAATTGATGATATTAATGCAGTATTGTTAGTGGGTGGGACTGTGCAATTGCCAGTGGTACAGACATGGATAGAACAATATTTTGAACCAGAAAAAATCCGCCGTCAATTGCCTTTTGAAGCAATCGCTCATGGTGCATTACAAATCACTCAAGGCATAGAAGTTAAAGACTATCTTTATCATAGCTATGGTGTCCGTTATTGGGATCGCCGTAATCAACGTCATAGTTGGCATCCTATTATTAAAACTGGACAATCTTATCCCATGACTCAACCTGTAGAATTAGTTTTGGGTGCTTCGGTGGAAAATCAACCCAGTATTGAGGTAATTATTGGGGAATTAGGCGCAGAAACGGGAGGAACAGAGGTATACTTTGATGGCGATCGCTTAATTACTCGTCAGTTAGACAGTCGTGCAACCACTGTTAAACCCCTCAATGATACAGCAAGTGCCAGTAAAGTTGCCAAACTTAGACCTCCAGGAAATCCGGGAAGCGATCGGATTAAAATCTATTTTCAAATTGATGAACAACGGTTTTTAAGAATTACTGTTGAGGACTTATTAACAAATAACATCTTAGTCGAAAACCAACTTGTGGCCCGGTTGAGTTAA
- a CDS encoding exopolysaccharide biosynthesis protein: MNLRFSQEIKSLLERLSEQPLTLGDILAETSERGFSLVITLLVLPFLFPMPPGLSSPLGGACLILSLQMVLGRRTPWLPKKIANYKFPDAFAKIILQNLRRVTKVLEKIARPRFQKIANHPWIWRFNGLCISWLTILLISPIPFTNPIPTVGILLLSVATIEADGLLMCISYIATFLITLLFGFIGYALWLAPNLLPAIFK, from the coding sequence ATGAATTTACGCTTTTCTCAAGAAATTAAATCTCTATTAGAACGTTTAAGTGAACAGCCACTAACTTTAGGTGATATCCTCGCAGAAACTTCTGAACGGGGTTTTAGCTTGGTAATCACATTACTCGTATTACCCTTTTTATTTCCCATGCCTCCAGGCTTAAGTAGTCCTTTAGGTGGTGCTTGCTTAATATTATCATTACAAATGGTTTTAGGGAGGCGAACGCCTTGGCTACCCAAAAAAATCGCTAACTATAAATTTCCCGACGCTTTTGCCAAAATTATCTTACAAAATCTGCGTCGAGTTACTAAAGTATTAGAAAAAATTGCCCGTCCCCGATTCCAAAAAATCGCTAATCATCCTTGGATTTGGCGATTTAATGGGCTGTGCATCTCTTGGTTAACAATATTATTAATTTCTCCTATTCCCTTTACCAATCCCATTCCCACTGTGGGGATCTTACTTCTGTCCGTTGCGACCATTGAAGCGGATGGTTTGCTAATGTGCATTAGCTATATTGCTACTTTCTTAATTACTTTACTATTTGGCTTTATTGGTTATGCTTTATGGTTAGCCCCCAACTTACTCCCTGCTATTTTCAAATAA
- a CDS encoding lipid kinase, with amino-acid sequence MNSRALLLVNHNSRQGQERYQEAINSLNELGLEIIIESTEHPTQLGDVIRRYQQEIDLVIVGGGDGTLNAAVGAIVDTQLPLGILPLGTANDLARTLGIPNSIPQACQIIASGQLRRIDLGLVNDKYFFNVASLGLSVKITQELTKEMKQRWGIFAYAAIAFQVIWKSRLFSAEIRINDQSIHVKTVQIAVGNGRYYGGGMAVVHDAAIDDQRLDLYSLEMDHWWQILPLLPAMRQGRHIDWPNVRALQGQEITVYTRKPHSINTDGEITTHTPAVFRVLPQAIAVFVPEISSPV; translated from the coding sequence ATGAATTCCCGCGCCCTGCTATTAGTCAATCATAATTCTCGTCAAGGACAAGAACGTTACCAGGAAGCGATAAATTCTTTAAATGAATTGGGTTTAGAAATCATTATAGAATCTACAGAACATCCTACACAATTGGGTGATGTGATTCGTCGTTACCAACAAGAAATTGATTTGGTGATTGTCGGTGGTGGTGATGGTACTCTTAACGCTGCTGTAGGTGCTATAGTTGATACTCAATTACCTTTAGGAATTTTACCTTTGGGAACTGCTAATGATTTGGCGCGAACTTTAGGTATTCCTAATTCTATTCCCCAAGCTTGTCAAATTATTGCCAGTGGACAGTTGCGACGGATTGATTTAGGTTTGGTGAATGATAAATATTTTTTCAATGTTGCTAGTTTGGGTTTGAGTGTGAAAATTACTCAAGAATTAACTAAAGAGATGAAACAGCGTTGGGGAATATTTGCTTATGCTGCGATCGCATTCCAAGTAATTTGGAAATCTCGCCTTTTTAGTGCAGAAATTCGCATAAATGACCAATCAATTCATGTCAAAACTGTGCAAATTGCTGTGGGAAATGGTCGCTATTATGGTGGTGGGATGGCTGTAGTTCACGATGCAGCAATAGATGATCAAAGGCTGGATCTTTATAGTTTAGAAATGGATCATTGGTGGCAAATTCTTCCTTTACTTCCGGCTATGCGTCAAGGACGACATATTGATTGGCCGAATGTCCGCGCCCTACAAGGTCAGGAAATTACAGTATATACCCGAAAACCTCATTCGATTAATACAGATGGAGAAATCACAACCCATACTCCGGCTGTATTTCGAGTGCTTCCGCAAGCGATCGCAGTTTTTGTCCCAGAAATATCATCTCCAGTATAG
- a CDS encoding class I SAM-dependent methyltransferase, whose translation MSSSTILQNIEKHLPILGNVHTKSPIAYGVTRLAVSTVNTVQMAIAESYINGLEVPDSVLRSLFDSCMPVFFKHFPSLLAPYEWVLTETDHTAEGARDLMKIQYDLPQAMLNPMLGNGKLIYPKYSMGLWEKGAANLEQSQMQMLDDVIDKLEIKDGDNILDFGCGWGCVANYILAKFPHVKFTGINLSHHQCEYMRQKMQDPESYLSSGRFTLYEGDLNDAEFETKFDKILSIGVFCHVGNLTKAFQKLASFLQDNGKVFIHIITVRTPNNISSVFTHKYIFPHGRYWKYDAVPSHNQHLKTIDQWYINGSNYSRTFANWLKNFDDSQAIVKDLNYGIDYAKFRRIWRFYLIWFVANFASCDGEYNGNGQYLMVHT comes from the coding sequence ATGAGTTCATCAACTATTTTACAAAACATTGAAAAACATCTTCCTATCCTAGGAAATGTACATACTAAAAGTCCCATTGCTTACGGAGTAACCCGCCTTGCAGTTAGTACAGTTAATACAGTGCAAATGGCAATAGCAGAGTCTTATATTAACGGATTAGAAGTACCAGATTCTGTGTTAAGATCACTTTTTGATAGTTGTATGCCTGTCTTTTTTAAGCATTTTCCATCCCTACTTGCACCCTATGAATGGGTATTAACAGAAACAGATCATACTGCCGAAGGTGCGAGAGATTTAATGAAGATTCAGTACGATTTGCCTCAAGCTATGCTGAATCCCATGTTAGGTAATGGAAAACTCATTTATCCCAAATACAGTATGGGATTATGGGAAAAAGGAGCAGCCAATCTTGAACAATCACAAATGCAAATGCTTGATGATGTGATTGACAAATTAGAGATCAAAGATGGCGATAATATTTTAGATTTTGGTTGTGGTTGGGGCTGCGTAGCCAATTATATTCTTGCTAAATTTCCCCATGTCAAGTTTACAGGAATTAACTTGAGTCACCACCAATGTGAATATATGCGTCAAAAAATGCAAGATCCTGAAAGTTATTTGAGTTCTGGTCGGTTTACTCTCTATGAAGGAGATTTAAATGATGCCGAATTTGAGACAAAATTTGATAAAATTCTCTCAATTGGCGTTTTTTGTCATGTAGGTAATTTAACAAAAGCTTTCCAAAAACTGGCATCTTTTCTCCAGGATAACGGCAAGGTTTTTATTCACATTATCACAGTCCGCACCCCCAATAATATATCCAGTGTTTTTACGCACAAATATATTTTCCCCCACGGACGTTACTGGAAATATGATGCAGTTCCCAGCCATAATCAACATCTCAAAACTATTGATCAATGGTATATTAATGGCTCTAATTATTCTAGAACTTTTGCTAATTGGCTCAAAAACTTTGATGATTCTCAAGCGATAGTCAAGGATTTAAATTACGGAATTGACTATGCCAAATTTCGCCGTATCTGGCGGTTTTATTTGATTTGGTTTGTTGCTAATTTTGCCAGTTGCGATGGTGAATACAACGGTAATGGGCAATATTTAATGGTTCATACCTAA
- a CDS encoding CO2 hydration protein yields the protein MKTKKNPPYNPLAEYVHRLQTGEALLKDSPENVLEVVGILKSYGVVLDAYSKNLIYIAEHQFLVFFPFFKYFDGNISFAKLFRHLSHDRINFEYAEYCMKTMMWHGGGGLDIYLDTKEFQERAKAVIAAKFKYNPLMLGLNELFPEFLIEQLRVSAYYTGLGQFWRIMADMFLSLSDRYDNGEIKSIPQVVEHIKLALVADAITPITYSVKIGDKVYDLIPKSVGLTFLADTAIPYVEAVFFRGTPFLGTVSLNAQAYQVPPDLSRFQYGALYADPLPIGSAGIPPTLLMQDMRHYLPEYLHNIYRRSRRGEDDLRVQICMSFQKSMFCVTTAAILGLLPYPLDTQDLSEQKNNQVYLEKWVSRLENSRLLEVNE from the coding sequence ATGAAAACTAAAAAAAATCCCCCCTACAATCCTTTAGCTGAGTATGTTCACCGCTTACAAACTGGTGAAGCATTACTGAAAGATAGTCCCGAAAATGTTTTAGAAGTTGTTGGTATTCTTAAAAGTTATGGTGTAGTTTTAGATGCCTATTCTAAAAATCTTATTTACATCGCTGAACATCAATTTCTAGTATTTTTTCCCTTCTTTAAATATTTTGATGGCAATATTTCCTTTGCTAAATTATTCCGTCATTTGTCCCATGATCGGATTAATTTTGAATACGCCGAATATTGCATGAAAACCATGATGTGGCATGGGGGTGGTGGTTTAGATATATATTTAGATACTAAAGAATTTCAAGAAAGAGCTAAAGCTGTTATTGCTGCTAAATTTAAATATAATCCCCTAATGTTGGGACTAAATGAACTGTTTCCCGAATTCTTAATAGAACAGTTACGAGTCTCTGCCTATTACACTGGCTTAGGTCAATTTTGGCGAATCATGGCTGATATGTTTCTGAGTCTATCAGATCGCTATGACAACGGCGAAATTAAATCAATTCCGCAAGTTGTAGAACATATTAAACTGGCTTTAGTTGCAGATGCAATTACACCAATTACATATAGTGTGAAAATTGGCGATAAAGTCTATGATCTAATTCCCAAATCAGTTGGTTTAACCTTCCTTGCAGATACCGCAATTCCCTATGTAGAAGCGGTATTTTTTAGAGGTACACCTTTTTTGGGTACAGTTTCTTTAAACGCCCAAGCATATCAAGTTCCTCCAGATTTATCTCGATTCCAATATGGGGCATTATACGCAGATCCTTTACCTATTGGTAGTGCGGGGATTCCTCCCACATTGTTAATGCAGGATATGCGCCATTATTTGCCAGAATATTTACATAATATTTACCGTCGCAGTCGTCGGGGTGAAGATGATTTGCGAGTGCAAATTTGTATGAGTTTCCAAAAATCTATGTTTTGTGTAACTACAGCGGCAATTTTAGGACTTTTACCTTATCCCTTAGATACTCAAGATTTATCTGAGCAAAAAAACAATCAAGTTTATTTAGAAAAGTGGGTGTCAAGATTAGAGAATTCCCGTCTATTAGAAGTTAATGAATAG
- a CDS encoding NADH-quinone oxidoreductase subunit M, with protein MLSTLILLPLIGAACIGFYPFAITAKLVRIIALVFSVMIFLWSIFLGIQFNPGEIGQQFAESLPWVDAIGLNYNLGVDGLSLPLLILNGLLTCIAIYSTDESQQRPRFYYSLILLLSAGVTGAFLAQDLLLFFLFYELELIPLYLLIAIWGGEKRGYAATKFLIYTAFSGIVILASFLGIVWLSGSPSFGLATLNTQSLSLATQLLLLAGILVGFGIKIPLVPFHTWLPDAHVEASTPISVLLAGILLKLGTYGLLRFGMDLLPDAWAYAAPWLATWAVISVLFGASCAIAQTDMKKMVAYSSVGHMGYVLLAAAASTPLSTLGAVMQMISHGLISAMLFLLVGVVYKKAGSRDLNVVRGLLNPERGLPVIGSLMIFAVMASAGIPGMVGFISEFIVFRGSFEVFPVQTLLAMLGNGLTAVYLLILLNRAFFGRLSAEVSSLPRVYWSDRIPAIILAVIIVIFGIQPNWLVHYTEATITTMVKTNNHHLVASRDSFDL; from the coding sequence ATGCTCAGTACGTTGATTTTATTGCCGTTAATTGGTGCGGCTTGTATTGGTTTCTATCCTTTTGCTATTACGGCTAAACTAGTCCGCATCATAGCTTTAGTCTTTAGCGTGATGATTTTTCTATGGAGTATTTTCCTGGGAATTCAGTTTAACCCTGGAGAAATTGGTCAACAGTTTGCTGAATCCCTCCCTTGGGTAGATGCCATTGGTTTAAACTATAATTTGGGTGTAGATGGTTTATCTCTACCATTACTGATTCTCAATGGACTGTTAACTTGCATTGCTATTTATAGCACTGATGAATCCCAACAACGGCCTAGATTTTACTATTCTCTAATTCTGCTATTAAGTGCTGGGGTGACTGGAGCATTTTTGGCACAGGATTTATTATTGTTCTTCCTGTTTTATGAGTTGGAATTAATACCCCTATATTTGCTGATTGCGATTTGGGGTGGTGAAAAACGGGGTTATGCGGCCACAAAGTTTCTGATTTATACCGCTTTTTCGGGCATTGTTATTTTAGCTAGTTTCCTGGGGATAGTTTGGTTGAGTGGTTCTCCTAGTTTTGGACTAGCAACCTTAAATACTCAATCTTTATCTTTAGCAACGCAACTTTTATTACTAGCAGGTATTTTAGTTGGTTTTGGTATCAAAATTCCTCTCGTTCCCTTCCATACTTGGCTACCAGATGCCCACGTTGAAGCCTCTACACCCATATCTGTGTTGTTGGCTGGGATATTATTAAAGTTAGGGACTTATGGTTTACTGCGATTTGGGATGGATTTATTGCCAGATGCTTGGGCTTATGCAGCACCTTGGTTAGCTACATGGGCGGTAATTAGTGTCTTGTTTGGGGCATCCTGTGCGATCGCGCAAACAGACATGAAAAAGATGGTGGCATATAGTTCTGTCGGTCACATGGGCTATGTCTTGTTAGCAGCCGCCGCATCTACGCCTCTCAGCACATTGGGTGCAGTTATGCAAATGATTAGTCACGGATTAATATCCGCCATGTTATTTTTGTTGGTGGGAGTTGTCTACAAGAAAGCTGGTAGTCGGGATTTAAACGTAGTTCGGGGACTACTCAACCCAGAACGAGGTTTACCCGTTATTGGTAGCTTAATGATTTTTGCAGTTATGGCCAGTGCCGGTATACCGGGAATGGTGGGATTTATTTCCGAATTCATCGTTTTTCGAGGTAGTTTTGAGGTTTTTCCAGTCCAAACATTATTAGCAATGCTAGGAAATGGTTTAACTGCGGTTTACTTGTTAATTCTCCTTAATCGCGCTTTCTTCGGGCGTTTATCAGCGGAAGTTAGTAGCTTACCACGTGTGTATTGGAGTGATCGCATACCTGCCATCATTTTAGCCGTAATAATTGTTATTTTTGGCATTCAACCTAATTGGTTAGTCCATTATACGGAAGCCACAATTACCACAATGGTAAAAACAAATAACCACCATTTAGTAGCGAGTCGAGACTCGTTTGATTTGTAA